One Primulina tabacum isolate GXHZ01 chromosome 10, ASM2559414v2, whole genome shotgun sequence DNA segment encodes these proteins:
- the LOC142505786 gene encoding uncharacterized protein LOC142505786, translating to MEEVPAPTIRDGIPGILFPDQVISSLSAPFKFALVGRITGNRRLTPNSDILSALSCIGLLGSHTVRFLPRGYMVLTLSCEEDYLRFWTQPLVSIRSVVIRFSKWTPEFKFEADSSIAPVWVRFPDLPLHLYAKQSLYPLAKILGNPVKIDEITAEGTRGSFARVCVEIDVLQARPEHIWVGWGDHSQVLEVVYEQVPHYCSYCQLLGHSLDFCSRNGKSSRPRRTRPHGKGVVSDSPPQDPSEQPQGINSDQPPSSDTDFAVHVSKRPRRRPVLRKDPNRPISTKNYYEVLQDLPNDSGPGESSGVVKTRPIKVKSLLSKLATEQNARAGYLSPVVVAPVISSQATDMVEVVSPAVAVVSEPVVVPVVEHAPAVQDSVVDTPASIMMTSFAVGSGSTGCEDGDVSSSTTACLSLPLPGRTRSQQRRYDRQKADQAALPYGRPPDPG from the coding sequence ATGGAGGAGGTGCCTGCTCCGACTATTCGTGATGGCATTCCAGGTATTTTGTTTCCAGATCAGGTTATTTCGTCTCTGTCTGCTCCGTTTAAATTTGCTTTGGTAGGGCGTATAACGGGGAACCGGAGATTGACTCCTAATTCCGATATTTTATCTGCTTTGTCTTGTATCGGTTTGTTGGGTTCTCAtactgttcgttttcttcctcgggggtatatggttctcaccctttcctgtgaggaggattatttgaggttttggaCTCAGCCTCTAGTTTCGATTCGCTCTGTAGTGATTCGTTTTTCTAAATGGACTCCTGAATTCAAGTTTGAGGCAGACTCTTCTATTGCTCCGGTCTGGGTCAGGTTTCCTGATTTGCCCTTGCATCTTTATGCTAAACAGAGCTTGTATCCACTTGCTAAGATTTTAGGTAATCCTGTtaagattgatgagattacTGCTGAGGGTACCAGAGGCTCTTTTGCTCGggtttgtgttgagattgatgttcttcAGGCACGTCCGGAGCATATATGGGTTggttggggtgatcatagtcaggttctggaggtggtctatgagcaagttccccattattGTTCTTATTGCCAGTTATTGGGTcattcacttgatttttgctcTCGTAATGGCAAGTCTTCTCGCCCACGCCGGACCCGACCTCATGGTAAGGGTGTTGTATCTGATTCACCACCTCAGGATCCTAGTGAGCAGCCTCAGGGGATTAATTCTGATCAGCCACCGTCCAGTGATACTGATTTTGCAGTGCATGTTTCTAAGCGTCCACGGCGTCGGCCTGTTCTGAGGAAAGATCCAAATAGGCCTATTTCTACGAAGAATTATTATGAGGTCCTGCAGGATTTACCTAATGATTCTGGTCCTGGTGAGTCTTCGGGTGTTGTCAAAACCCGTCCCATTAAGGTCAAGTCTCTTTTGAGTAAGCTCGCGACGGAGCAGAATGCTAGAGCAGGGTATCTATCTCCAGTAGTTGTGGCTCCGGTTATCTCTTCTCAGGCCACAGATATGGTTGAGGTGGTGTCTCCTGCTGTTGCAGTTGTTTCTGAACCCGTGGTTGTTCCGGTGGTTGAGCATGCTCCTGCCGTTCAGGATTCTGTGGTTGATACTCCTGCTTCTATTATGATGACTTCATTTGCGGTGGGTTCAGGGAGTACGGGATGTGAGGACGGTGATGTGTCATCTTCAACCACTGCCTGTTTATCTTTACCGCTTCCCGGCCGTACGCGTTCTCAGCAGCGGCGGTATGACAGACAGAAGGCGGATCAGGCGGCTTTGCCCTACGGGCGACCTCCTGATCCAGGATGA